The following are encoded together in the Neomonachus schauinslandi chromosome 15, ASM220157v2, whole genome shotgun sequence genome:
- the PYCR1 gene encoding pyrroline-5-carboxylate reductase 1, mitochondrial has translation MSVGFIGAGQLAFALAKGFTAAGILAAHKIMASSPDMELATVSALRKLGVNLTPHNKETVRHSDVLFLAVKPHIIPFILDEIGADIEDRHIVVSCAAGVTISSIEKKLTAFQPAPKVIRCMTNTPVVVREGATVYAMGPHAQVEDGRLLEQLMGSVGFCTEVEEDLIDAVTGLSGSGPAYAFTALEALADGGVKMGLPRRLAVRLGAQALLGASKMLLDSEKHPGQLKDNVCSPGGATIHALHVLESGGFRSLLINAVEASCIRTRELQSMADREKVSPASIKKTILDKVKRESSAGPSLTSSGHSKLVPQSLPPAGKEK, from the exons ATGAGCGTGGGCTTTATCGGAGCTGGCCAGCTGGCCTTCGCCTTGGCCAAGGGCTTCACAGCCGCAG GCATCCTGGCTGCCCACAAGATCATGGCCAGCTCCCCAGACATGGAACTGGCCACCGTTTCTGCCCTCCGC AAGTTGGGAGTGAACCTGACACCCCACAACAAAGAGACCGTGCGGCACAGTGATGTGCTCTTCCTGGCCGTGAAGCCACACATCATCCCCTTTATCCTGGACGAGATTGGCGCTGACATTGAGGATCGTCACATCGTGGTGTCCTGCGCTGCTGGGGTCACCATCAGCTCCATCGAGAAG AAGCTGACGGCGTTCCAGCCAGCCCCCAAAGTCATCCGCTGCATGACCAACACGCCGGTCGTGGTGCGAGAGGGGGCCACCGTGTATGCCATGGGCCCCCACGCCCAGGTGGAGGACGGCAGGCTCCTGGAGCAGCTCATGGGTAGCGTGGGCTTCTGCACGGAGGTGGAGGAGGACCTGATTGATGCCGTCACGGGGCTCAGTGGCAGCGGCCCAGCCTAC GCATTCACAGCCCTGGAGGCCCTGGCTGACGGGGGCGTGAAGATGGGGCTTCCCAGGCGCCTGGCAGTCCGCCTCGGGGCCCAGGCTCTGCTG GGGGCCTCCAAGATGCTACTGGACTCGGAGAAGCACCCAGGCCAGCTCAAGGACAACGTCTGCTCTCCAGGCGGGGCCACCATCCACGCCTTGCATGTCCTGGAGAGTGGGGGCTTCCGCTCCCTCCTCATCAACGCTGTGGAGGCCTCCTGCATCCGCACACG GGAGCTGCAGTCCATGGCTGACCGGGAGAAGGTCTCACCAGCCTCCATCAAGAAGACCATCCTGGACAAGGTGAAACGGGAGTCCTCTGCAGGGCCCTCACTGACCTCTTCTGGCCACTCCAAGCTGGTCCCCCAAAGCCTGCCCCCAGCAGGCAAGGAGAAGTGA
- the MYADML2 gene encoding myeloid-associated differentiation marker-like protein 2 — protein sequence MGSTMEPPGGGYLHLGAVTSPVGTARVLQLAFGCTTFSLVAHRGGFAGVQGAFCMAAWGFCFALSGLVLACEFTRLHSCLHLSWGNFTAAFAMLATLLSATAAVIYPLYFTRLECPPEPAGCAARDFRLAASVFAGLLFLAYAAEVALTRARPGQVASYMATVSGLLKIVQAFVACIIFGALVHDSRYGRYVATQWCVAVYSLCFLATVAVVALSVTGHTGGLGCPFDRLVVVYTFLAVLLYLSAAVIWPVFCFDPKYGEPGRPPDCPRGSCSWDSQLVVATFTYVNLLLYIADLAYSQRIRFVPTL from the coding sequence ATGGGCAGCACCATGGAGCCCCCCGGGGGTGGGTACCTGCACCTAGGCGCTGTGACGTCCCCCGTGGGCACGGCCCGAGTGCTGCAGCTGGCCTTTGGCTGCACCACCTTCAGCTTGGTGGCCCACCGGGGCGGCTTCGCGGGCGTCCAGGGCGCCTTCTGCATGGCTGCGTGGGGcttctgcttcgccctctccggCCTCGTGCTGGCCTGTGAGTTCACCCGGCTGCACAGCTGCCTGCACCTGTCCTGGGGCAACTTCACCGCGGCCTTCGCCATGCTGGCCACGCTGCTGTCCGCTACGGCCGCCGTCATCTACCCCCTGTACTTCACCCGGCTGGAGTGCCCCCCCGAGCCTGCGGGCTGCGCAGCCAGGGACTTCCGCCTGGCCGCCAGCGTCTTTGCCGGGCTCCTCTTCCTGGCCTACGCTGCGGAGGTAGCCCTGACCCGGGCCCGGCCGGGCCAGGTGGCCAGCTACATGGCCACGGTCTCGGGGCTCCTCAAGATCGTCCAGGCGTTCGTGGCCTGCATCATCTTCGGGGCGCTCGTCCATGACAGCCGCTACGGGCGCTACGTGGCCACCCAGTGGTGCGTGGCCGTCTACAGCCTGTGCTTCCTGGCCACGGTGGCTGTGGTGGCCCTGAGCGTGACGGGCCACACGGGGGGCCTGGGCTGCCCCTTCGACCGTCTGGTGGTGGTGTACACCTTCCTGGCCGTGCTCCTCTACCTCAGCGCAGCTGTGATCTGGCCCGTCTTCTGTTTCGACCCCAAGTATGGTGAGCCTGGGCGGCCCCCCGACTGTCCCCGAGGCAGCTGCTCCTGGGACAGCCAGCTGGTGGTGGCCACCTTCACCTACGTCAACCTGCTCCTGTACATCGCCGACCTCGCCTACTCCCAGAGGATCCGCTTCGTGCCCACCCTGTAG
- the NOTUM gene encoding palmitoleoyl-protein carboxylesterase NOTUM: MGRGVRVLLLLGLLHWAGGGEGRKTWRRRGQQPPPPPPPPRAEAAPAAGQPVESFPLDFTAVEGNMDSFMAQVKSLAQSLYPCSAQQLNEDLRLHLLLNTSVTCNDGSPAGYYLKESKGSRRWLLFLEGGWYCFNRENCDSRYDTMRRLMSSRDWPRTRTGTGILSSQPEENPHWWNANMVFIPYCSSDVWSGASSKSEKNEYAFMGALIIQEVVRELLGKGLSGAKVLLLAGSSAGGTGVLLNVDRVAEQLEELGYPAIQVRGLADSGWFLDNKQYRHTDCINTVTCAPTEAIRRGIRYWNGVVPERCRHQFKDGEEWNCFFGYKVYPTLRCPVFVVQWLFDEAQLTVDNVHLTGQTVQEGQWLYIQNLGRELRDSLKDVPASFAPACLSHEIIIRSHWTDVQVKGTSLPRALHCWDRSLHDSHKASKAPLKGCPVHLVDSCPWPHCNPSCPTIRDQFTGQEMNVAQFLMHMGFDVQTAAQQQGLEPSKLLGMLSSGS; this comes from the exons ATGGGCCGAGGGGTGCgcgtgctgctgctgctgggcctgCTGCACTGGGCCGGGGGCGGCGAAGGCAGGAAGACCTGGCGGCGCCGCGGCCAGcagccgcccccgccgccgcccccgcctcGTGCCGAGGCCGCCCCCGCGGCGGGGCAGCCGGTGGAGAGCTTCCCGCTGGACTTCACCGCCGTGGAGGGCAACATGGACAGCTTCATGGCGCAGGTCAAAAGCCTGGCTCAGTCCCTGTACCCCTGCTCGGCCCAGCAGCTCAACGAGGACCTGCGCCTGCACCTCTTGCTCAACACGTCCGTGACCTGCAACGACGGTAGCCCCGCGGG CTACTACCTGAAGGAATCCAAGGGCAGTCGGCGGTGGCTCCTTTTTCTGGAAG GTGGCTGGTACTGCTTCAACCGGGAGAACTGCGACTCCCGCTATGACACCATGCGGCGCCTCATGAGCTCCAGAGACTGGCCGCGCACCCGCACAG GTACAGGGATCCTGTCCTCCCAGCCGGAGGAAAACCCCCACTGGTGGAATGCCAACATGGT CTTCATCCCCTACTGCTCCAGCGATGTCTGGAGTGGGGCTTCATCCAAGTCTGAGAAGA ATGAGTATGCCTTCATGGGCGCGCTCATCATCCAGGAGGTGGTCCGAGAGCTCCTGGGCAAAGGGCTGAGCGGGGCCAAGGTGCTGCTGCTGGCTGGGAGCAG CGCGGGGGGCACAGGGGTGCTGCTGAACGTGGACCGCGTGGCCGAGCAGCTGGAGGAGCTGGGCTACCCGGCCATCCAGGTGCGGGGCCTGGCGGACTCGGGCTGGTTCCTGGACAACAAGCAGTACCGCCACACGGACTGCATCAACACGGTCACCTGTGCGCCCACGGAGGCCATACGCCGCGGCATCAG GTACTGGAACGGGGTGGTCCCGGAGCGCTGTCGGCACCAGTTCAAGGATGGAGAGGAGTGGAACTGCTTCTTTGGCTACAAAGTCTACCCGACACTGCGCT GCCCAGTGTTTGTGGTGCAGTGGTTGTTCGACGAGGCCCAGCTGACTGTGGACAACGTGCACCTCACGGGGCAGACTGTGCAGGAGGGTCAGTGGTTGTACATCCAGAACCTAGGCCGCGAGCTGCGGGACTCGCTCAAGGATGTGCC GGCCAGTTTCGCCCCCGCCTGCCTCTCTCACGAGATCATCATCCGAAG CCACTGGACAGACGTCCAGGTGAAGGGGACCTCACTGCCCCGGGCGCTGCACTGCTGGGACAGAAGCCTGCACGACAGCCACAAGGCCAGCAAAGCCCCCCTGAAGGGCTGCCCCGTCCACCTGGTGGACAGCTGCCCTTGGCCTCACTGCAACCCCTCCTGCCCCACCATCCGGGACCAGTTCACGGGGCAGGAGATGAACGTGGCCCAGTTCCTCATGCACATGGGGTTTGACGTGCAGACCGCGGCGCAGCAGCAGGGCCTGGAGCCCAGTAAACTGCTGGGCATGCTCAGCAGTGGGAGCTAG